The following coding sequences lie in one Niabella agricola genomic window:
- a CDS encoding alpha-isopropylmalate synthase regulatory domain-containing protein — protein sequence MKQRSIEIMDTTLRDGEQTSGVSFSATEKLTLAQLLLTEVKVDRIEIASARVSEGEFQAVKRITDWAKENGHLHKIEVLTFVDGDTSINWLEKAGAKVMNILTKGSLNHLTHQLKKTPDEHFKDIAAVIKKAQKKGIESNVYLEDWSNGMRNSKEYVFRYLDFIAKQPIKRVLLPDTLGILIPSETYAYIAEITERYPQLHFDFHGHNDYDLGVANALEAVKAGARGLHLTINGMGERAGNTPLASIVAVLNDFQKDVKTNVNEKALYKISKLVEAFSGFRVSPNKPVVGENVFTQTAGIHADGDKKKNLYYNDLMPERFGRKRKYALGKTSGKANIENNLQQLGIQLPDEDLKKVTQRIIELGDKKETVTQDDLPFIISDVLDSNTTTEKVYVEDYVLTHSKNMRPSTTVRIRFEDGVVEENAQGDGQYDAFMNALRKIYTQKKLPLAKLSDYIVRIPPGGKSDALCETIITWNLNGREFTTTGLDSDQTVAAIKATQKMLNLV from the coding sequence ATGAAACAACGATCGATTGAAATAATGGATACCACGCTTCGGGACGGAGAACAGACCAGCGGTGTATCTTTTTCGGCAACGGAAAAACTAACCCTTGCCCAGTTGCTTTTAACAGAAGTAAAAGTAGACCGGATCGAGATTGCATCCGCGCGCGTTTCCGAAGGAGAATTCCAGGCGGTAAAACGCATAACCGATTGGGCTAAAGAAAACGGCCACCTGCATAAGATAGAAGTACTCACCTTTGTAGATGGAGACACGTCCATCAACTGGTTGGAAAAGGCCGGTGCAAAAGTGATGAATATCCTTACAAAAGGTTCGCTGAATCACCTGACCCACCAGCTCAAAAAAACACCGGACGAACATTTTAAAGACATTGCGGCCGTTATAAAGAAGGCACAAAAAAAGGGCATCGAATCGAATGTATACCTGGAGGACTGGAGCAACGGCATGCGCAATTCCAAAGAGTATGTGTTTCGTTACCTGGATTTTATAGCAAAGCAGCCCATTAAACGTGTGCTGTTGCCCGATACACTGGGCATTTTAATTCCCTCCGAAACCTATGCTTATATCGCAGAGATCACAGAACGGTATCCGCAGCTGCATTTCGATTTTCATGGCCACAACGACTACGACCTGGGCGTTGCCAATGCCCTGGAGGCTGTAAAAGCCGGTGCCCGTGGGTTGCACCTGACCATTAACGGCATGGGTGAACGGGCCGGGAACACGCCCCTGGCCAGCATTGTAGCCGTATTGAACGATTTCCAGAAAGATGTAAAAACCAACGTAAACGAGAAAGCCCTATACAAGATCAGCAAACTGGTAGAAGCTTTTTCCGGCTTCCGCGTATCGCCGAATAAACCCGTGGTAGGCGAAAATGTATTTACCCAAACCGCAGGCATTCACGCCGATGGCGATAAGAAAAAGAATCTTTATTACAACGACCTGATGCCCGAACGTTTCGGGCGCAAACGCAAATACGCACTGGGTAAAACCTCGGGCAAGGCCAACATTGAAAATAACCTGCAGCAACTGGGGATCCAGCTCCCTGATGAAGACCTGAAAAAAGTAACCCAGCGCATCATTGAACTGGGCGATAAAAAAGAAACCGTTACCCAGGACGATCTGCCCTTTATTATCTCGGATGTGCTGGACAGCAACACTACAACGGAAAAAGTATATGTTGAGGATTATGTATTGACCCATTCAAAGAATATGCGCCCGTCCACTACGGTACGCATCCGGTTTGAGGATGGCGTTGTTGAAGAGAACGCGCAGGGTGACGGGCAATACGATGCGTTTATGAATGCGCTCCGCAAAATCTATACACAGAAAAAACTGCCATTGGCCAAACTCAGCGACTACATTGTGCGGATCCCCCCCGGAGGGAAATCCGATGCACTTTGTGAAACCATTATTACCTGGAACCTTAACGGGCGTGAATTTACCACCACCGGGCTGGATAGCGACCAGACGGTAGCCGCCATCAAAGCCACGCAGAAAATGCTGAACCTGGTGTAA
- a CDS encoding GNAT family N-acetyltransferase codes for MNHTAFRPYLWVMMQQEKTIIRKALKKEAVLVHQLALNIWPKAFEQILSKAQMDYMIQMMYAPDVLEKEMERGVEFYILRYNGTDMGYTAIEQKVPGAWKLHKIYLSQQLHGKGIGKFQLRSMEEVVKGYGAKELWLNVNRQNKAVDFYKSQGYEVQKTEDIDIGNGYFMNDYQMRKILD; via the coding sequence TTGAACCATACTGCTTTTCGCCCCTATCTTTGGGTAATGATGCAACAGGAAAAAACCATAATCAGAAAAGCTTTAAAAAAAGAAGCGGTCCTTGTTCACCAGTTAGCGCTCAACATCTGGCCCAAAGCCTTTGAGCAGATCCTTAGTAAAGCACAAATGGATTATATGATACAGATGATGTATGCCCCCGATGTGCTGGAAAAAGAAATGGAACGGGGCGTGGAATTCTACATCCTCCGTTACAATGGAACGGACATGGGCTATACCGCCATTGAACAAAAAGTACCCGGCGCCTGGAAGCTCCACAAGATCTACCTGTCGCAACAACTGCATGGAAAGGGAATCGGAAAGTTCCAGCTAAGAAGTATGGAAGAAGTTGTAAAGGGCTACGGTGCAAAAGAACTGTGGCTAAACGTAAACCGCCAGAACAAAGCGGTTGATTTTTACAAAAGCCAGGGGTACGAGGTTCAAAAAACCGAAGATATTGATATTGGCAACGGCTATTTTATGAACGATTATCAGATGCGGAAAATATTGGATTAA
- a CDS encoding Plug domain-containing protein produces MKRWLAFLIFLAAATTQLSAQLPAHQEVVNSAPLFIVDSVVIDNIGDLRPEDIDSLSILKGQEAIAYAARLGRNAAGGVVLIKMKDPRRYLPVTAVLLLRNLKLTAHTLVMVDNKLIEDPMHYRLDTSKPVQVSIEDINRFGYIDTLYKRLKIIKIVTNPANFRTAPEGRLRRDVPAEGQKRSVYIRGTNSQATTANQ; encoded by the coding sequence ATGAAACGATGGCTTGCATTTTTGATTTTCCTTGCTGCTGCAACAACGCAATTATCAGCACAACTGCCCGCCCACCAGGAAGTAGTGAACAGCGCGCCACTTTTTATTGTTGACTCGGTGGTCATCGATAACATAGGCGATTTACGGCCTGAAGATATTGACTCTCTTTCCATTTTAAAAGGACAGGAAGCCATTGCCTATGCCGCCCGTTTGGGCAGAAATGCCGCCGGCGGTGTCGTACTCATCAAAATGAAAGATCCCCGGCGTTATCTTCCTGTAACAGCTGTTTTATTGCTGCGCAACCTAAAGCTAACCGCTCATACCCTTGTGATGGTAGATAACAAACTGATCGAAGATCCTATGCACTACCGGTTAGACACCTCAAAACCGGTACAGGTCTCTATAGAAGACATCAACCGTTTCGGCTATATCGACACTTTGTATAAGCGACTGAAGATTATAAAAATAGTTACAAATCCGGCCAACTTCCGAACGGCTCCTGAAGGCCGCCTACGCAGGGATGTTCCGGCAGAAGGGCAGAAACGGAGCGTCTATATTCGTGGCACCAATTCTCAGGCTACTACAGCAAACCAATAA
- a CDS encoding 5-(carboxyamino)imidazole ribonucleotide synthase, producing MHKNGISHTESQTPYLCAMQKVGILGGGQLGRMLLQAAANYPVETYVLENDPHAPAAHLCHHFVQGDIRDYETVYNFGKGLDALTIEIENVNVDALEALENEGVNVIPRPSVLRTIRNKATQKKYYTDHQIPTSPYLLTHNIQELAEQQAFFPAVHKIAEGGYDGRGVQIIHDETDVPKGFDALSVLEKLVDVEKEIAMMIAVGQSGEIAIYPAVQMVFDKSLNLLDFQLCPADIEEKTYWKAEAIALTTVKNFNSPGIFAVELFVTPGGDVLVNETAPRVHNSGHHTIEAHYSSQFDMVWRILLSYPLGNTEAILPSVMLNIIGKEGYSGDAVYQGLDEMLKIENAFFHLYGKRQTKPGRKMGHVTVISKEKADLLHKANKIKHGLSVIAGN from the coding sequence ATGCATAAAAACGGGATTTCACATACCGAATCGCAAACTCCCTATCTTTGCGCCATGCAAAAAGTAGGTATTCTTGGCGGCGGCCAGTTAGGAAGGATGTTGTTGCAGGCAGCGGCAAACTACCCTGTTGAAACATATGTGCTGGAAAACGACCCCCATGCTCCGGCAGCGCATCTCTGCCATCATTTTGTCCAGGGAGATATCCGGGATTACGAAACGGTTTACAATTTTGGGAAAGGCCTGGATGCACTGACCATTGAGATTGAAAATGTAAATGTAGATGCACTGGAAGCACTGGAAAATGAAGGAGTAAATGTCATTCCCCGTCCTTCAGTACTGCGCACCATCCGGAATAAAGCCACGCAAAAAAAATATTATACCGACCACCAGATCCCTACCTCCCCCTACCTGCTTACCCACAATATCCAGGAGCTGGCGGAACAACAGGCATTTTTCCCGGCCGTGCACAAAATTGCCGAAGGCGGATACGACGGGCGCGGCGTTCAGATCATCCATGACGAAACCGATGTTCCCAAGGGTTTTGACGCCCTGTCGGTGCTGGAAAAACTGGTAGATGTGGAAAAAGAGATCGCCATGATGATCGCCGTGGGCCAGTCTGGCGAAATTGCCATTTACCCTGCCGTTCAAATGGTTTTTGACAAAAGCCTCAACCTGCTCGACTTTCAGTTATGCCCAGCCGATATTGAAGAAAAGACCTACTGGAAAGCAGAGGCCATTGCACTGACCACGGTTAAGAATTTCAACTCACCCGGTATTTTCGCCGTAGAACTGTTTGTTACGCCCGGCGGGGATGTGCTGGTAAACGAAACAGCTCCGCGTGTGCATAACAGCGGACACCATACCATTGAAGCACATTATAGTTCCCAGTTCGATATGGTTTGGCGGATCCTGCTGAGTTATCCGTTGGGCAACACCGAAGCCATCCTCCCTTCCGTAATGCTCAATATCATCGGCAAAGAAGGTTATTCCGGCGATGCGGTATACCAGGGACTGGATGAGATGCTGAAGATTGAAAACGCTTTTTTTCACCTGTATGGAAAAAGGCAAACCAAACCCGGACGTAAAATGGGGCATGTGACCGTCATCAGTAAGGAGAAGGCGGATCTTTTACACAAAGCGAATAAGATCAAACACGGGCTTTCGGTGATCGCCGGAAATTAA
- the leuD gene encoding 3-isopropylmalate dehydratase small subunit: MAYDKFTILTSTAVPLPIENVDTDQIIPARFLKATERKGFGDNLFRDWRYNADDTPKQDFVLNNPIYSGKILVGGKNFGSGSSREHAAWAIYDYGFRCVISSFFADIFKGNSLNIGLLPVTVSEAFLDKIFRAIEADPKTEIEVNLPRQSVTILATGDTESFDINGYKKHNMMNGFDDIDYLQSMKQDINAFAEKSLY; the protein is encoded by the coding sequence ATGGCTTACGATAAATTTACAATATTAACCTCCACAGCAGTTCCGTTACCCATCGAAAATGTGGATACCGACCAGATCATCCCCGCCCGCTTCCTGAAAGCCACGGAGCGTAAGGGTTTTGGCGATAACCTGTTTCGCGATTGGCGCTATAACGCAGACGATACACCGAAACAGGATTTTGTACTTAACAACCCCATCTACTCCGGAAAGATCCTGGTGGGTGGTAAAAATTTTGGCAGCGGCAGCAGCCGCGAGCATGCTGCCTGGGCGATTTACGACTATGGGTTCCGCTGCGTAATCTCCAGCTTTTTTGCGGACATCTTTAAAGGGAACTCGCTCAACATCGGCTTACTACCCGTAACCGTAAGTGAAGCCTTCCTCGATAAAATCTTCAGGGCTATTGAAGCCGATCCCAAAACAGAGATCGAAGTCAATCTTCCCAGGCAATCCGTTACCATCCTGGCAACCGGTGATACAGAAAGCTTCGATATCAATGGCTATAAAAAGCATAATATGATGAACGGCTTTGATGACATCGATTACCTGCAATCCATGAAGCAGGATATCAACGCATTTGCAGAAAAGAGCCTGTATTAG
- a CDS encoding carboxymuconolactone decarboxylase family protein: protein MRIDYAITAPEGYRTLLAMYGYLKKTDLAPALLHLVYLRVSQINGCPYCVDLHWKDAIREGEDPRRLNGVSNWKYMPFFTPQEKAALAYAEAITLLPGQEVSETVYNEARQHFQDKDLVDLALAVAHMNMLNRVAITFHKVPE, encoded by the coding sequence ATGCGTATCGATTATGCGATAACTGCTCCGGAAGGATATAGAACCCTGCTGGCCATGTATGGATATCTGAAGAAAACCGATCTGGCACCCGCTCTTTTACACCTGGTATACCTCCGCGTTTCGCAGATCAACGGATGTCCGTACTGTGTAGACCTGCATTGGAAGGATGCCATACGGGAAGGGGAGGATCCCCGGAGGCTTAACGGCGTATCTAATTGGAAATATATGCCTTTTTTTACCCCGCAGGAGAAAGCGGCGCTGGCCTATGCAGAAGCCATCACCCTATTGCCCGGCCAGGAAGTGAGCGAGACCGTTTATAATGAAGCAAGACAGCATTTCCAGGATAAAGACCTGGTCGATCTTGCGCTGGCTGTTGCGCATATGAATATGCTGAACCGGGTGGCCATTACTTTTCACAAAGTGCCGGAATGA
- a CDS encoding DUF1963 domain-containing protein: MICQKPYIADRYCQVFRNGVRGALFLHFSPVKHKLGGYAYFTQRDLREGDALTADYLLLFQMGSDEHIMWGDAGVGNFFIAPVDFANKDFSGVFYNWDCR, from the coding sequence ATGATCTGTCAGAAACCTTACATTGCTGATCGTTATTGTCAGGTATTCAGGAACGGGGTTAGAGGTGCCCTATTCCTTCATTTTTCTCCGGTGAAACATAAGCTTGGCGGCTATGCCTATTTTACTCAACGCGATCTCCGTGAAGGGGATGCATTAACTGCGGATTATTTGCTGCTGTTTCAAATGGGTTCCGATGAACATATTATGTGGGGAGATGCAGGCGTTGGTAACTTCTTCATTGCCCCCGTTGATTTTGCAAATAAAGATTTTTCAGGAGTGTTTTATAATTGGGATTGTCGTTAG
- the leuC gene encoding 3-isopropylmalate dehydratase large subunit, protein MSNATTLFDKVWDAHVVRHIEDGPDVLFIDRHFIHEVTSPVAFLGLEQRGIPVMYPQRTFATADHNTPTMNQDQPVKDPLSANQLAALSSNAAKWGISLWALGSPKNGIVHVVGPENGITQPGMTIVCGDSHTSTHGAFGSIAFGIGTSEVEMVLSSQCIMQPKPKKMRITINGKLGKGVLPKDVALYMIAQITASGATGYFVEYAGEVFENMTMEGRMTVCNMSIEMGARGGMIAPDQTTFDYINGRDKAPKGADWDIALAYWKTLKTDDDAVFDKELHFDAVDIEPQITYGTNPGLGTGITNHIPKASEVKDGEASYKKSLAYMNFAEGEALLGKKIDYVFLGSCTNGRIEDFRAFASIVKGKKKADNITAWLVPGSHIVEEQIKSEGILDILNEAGFELRQPGCSACLAMNEDKIPAGKYAVSTSNRNFEGRQGPGARTLLASPYVAAAVAVTGVVTDPRDLIESV, encoded by the coding sequence ATGAGCAACGCGACTACTTTGTTTGATAAGGTGTGGGATGCCCACGTGGTACGCCATATTGAAGATGGCCCGGATGTACTGTTTATCGATCGGCATTTTATTCATGAGGTAACCAGCCCGGTGGCCTTCCTCGGTCTGGAACAAAGAGGTATTCCGGTAATGTATCCGCAGCGTACTTTCGCCACAGCGGATCACAATACCCCTACTATGAACCAGGATCAGCCGGTAAAAGATCCCCTGTCTGCAAACCAGCTGGCGGCACTGTCCAGCAACGCAGCCAAATGGGGCATTTCACTGTGGGCATTGGGAAGTCCCAAAAATGGGATCGTACACGTGGTGGGACCCGAAAATGGCATTACCCAGCCGGGGATGACCATTGTTTGCGGCGACTCTCATACTTCTACCCACGGGGCTTTTGGAAGTATCGCGTTTGGCATCGGAACCTCGGAAGTAGAAATGGTGCTCTCCTCCCAGTGCATCATGCAGCCCAAGCCCAAAAAGATGCGTATTACGATCAATGGTAAACTGGGCAAAGGCGTGCTGCCGAAAGACGTAGCCCTGTACATGATTGCGCAGATCACCGCAAGTGGTGCTACCGGTTACTTTGTGGAATATGCCGGTGAAGTATTTGAAAACATGACCATGGAAGGCCGGATGACCGTTTGCAATATGAGCATCGAAATGGGTGCCCGCGGCGGTATGATTGCCCCGGATCAAACCACATTTGATTATATCAACGGAAGAGATAAGGCCCCTAAGGGAGCCGACTGGGATATTGCACTCGCCTACTGGAAAACCCTGAAAACCGACGACGACGCCGTGTTTGACAAAGAACTGCATTTTGATGCTGTCGATATCGAGCCCCAGATTACCTATGGTACCAATCCCGGCCTGGGAACCGGTATTACCAACCATATTCCAAAGGCATCTGAAGTAAAAGACGGCGAGGCTTCTTATAAAAAATCGCTGGCGTATATGAATTTTGCAGAGGGTGAAGCCCTGCTCGGTAAAAAGATCGACTACGTATTCCTGGGCAGCTGCACTAACGGCCGTATTGAAGATTTCCGCGCTTTTGCTTCTATTGTAAAAGGCAAGAAGAAAGCCGACAATATCACTGCATGGCTCGTACCGGGTTCGCATATCGTGGAAGAGCAGATCAAATCCGAAGGCATTCTCGACATACTGAATGAAGCCGGTTTCGAACTGCGCCAACCCGGATGCTCGGCTTGTCTGGCCATGAATGAAGACAAGATCCCTGCGGGCAAATATGCGGTAAGTACCAGCAACCGCAACTTCGAAGGCCGCCAGGGCCCCGGTGCACGCACTTTGCTGGCCAGCCCTTATGTGGCTGCTGCCGTAGCAGTAACCGGTGTGGTAACCGATCCCCGCGATTTAATAGAGAGCGTTTAA
- a CDS encoding LytR/AlgR family response regulator transcription factor, translating into MRNNWIPVSVSDVACFYREHLNYLYTFSGEKYILDYITLEEIEELLDPSVFYRANRQYIVHINAIQSVRPHENQKLTLLLQPALRLEVDISREKAPGFKRWLDR; encoded by the coding sequence GTGCGTAATAACTGGATTCCGGTATCGGTATCTGATGTTGCCTGTTTTTACCGGGAGCACCTGAATTATCTTTATACCTTCTCGGGAGAGAAGTATATATTGGATTATATCACACTGGAGGAAATAGAGGAGTTGCTGGATCCCTCTGTGTTTTACCGTGCCAACCGGCAGTATATTGTACATATCAATGCCATACAAAGCGTGCGGCCACATGAAAACCAGAAACTGACGCTTTTGCTGCAACCCGCGTTAAGGCTGGAGGTAGATATCAGCAGGGAAAAAGCACCAGGGTTTAAACGGTGGCTTGACCGTTGA
- a CDS encoding globin domain-containing protein, producing MTQEQIILIKKTWRLFRFVPPAAVGSAFYGKLFADSPGLRKLFPSDMEGQYRKLNVSLNVLVARLEKTEEITGYLAALAKRHTGYGVKEAHYVLVGNALLWTLQQGLGKDWNADVAAAWAACYQEVADIMIRNSRVDRL from the coding sequence ATGACACAGGAACAAATCATACTTATAAAAAAAACCTGGAGATTATTCCGCTTTGTTCCACCAGCGGCAGTGGGTAGTGCTTTCTATGGGAAATTGTTTGCCGATAGTCCGGGTTTAAGAAAACTGTTTCCTTCTGATATGGAAGGCCAATACCGGAAACTGAATGTATCCCTGAATGTACTGGTAGCCCGCCTGGAAAAAACAGAGGAGATTACGGGGTATCTTGCCGCGTTGGCGAAACGCCATACCGGATATGGTGTGAAAGAAGCGCATTATGTGCTGGTGGGAAACGCCCTGTTATGGACGCTGCAGCAGGGATTGGGAAAAGACTGGAATGCCGATGTGGCGGCTGCCTGGGCTGCCTGCTACCAGGAGGTGGCCGATATTATGATCCGGAACAGCAGGGTAGACAGGCTCTGA
- the leuB gene encoding 3-isopropylmalate dehydrogenase: MKKNILIVPGDGIGQEVTAVGKKVLDKIAEKYGHEFTYDEALIGHAAIEATGNPLPDESLEKMKKSDAVLFGAVGHPKYDNDPSAKVRPEQGLLKMRKELGLYANLRPIKLFDELLGASSIKPEILKGADILFFRELTGDIYFGEKGRKDNGDTAFDIAQYSRFEVERIARKAFEAAMTRGKKLCSVDKANVIETSRLWREVVQQVAKEYPEVTVEHQFVDATAMLLIKDPKRFDVVVTANLFGDILTDEASQIAGSMGMLASASIGDGTGVYEPIHGSAHDITGKGIANPMASVLSAALLLDISFGLKQEGEDVINAVDQVLKAGFRTGDIADASTPKDKILGTDAIGEEILKRL, from the coding sequence ATGAAAAAAAATATTCTCATTGTACCCGGGGACGGGATCGGGCAGGAAGTAACTGCAGTAGGTAAAAAAGTACTGGATAAGATCGCTGAAAAATATGGTCATGAATTTACGTATGATGAAGCGCTGATCGGCCACGCAGCCATCGAAGCCACCGGCAACCCGCTGCCCGATGAAAGCCTCGAGAAAATGAAAAAATCGGATGCGGTGCTGTTTGGTGCCGTTGGCCATCCCAAATACGACAACGACCCTTCCGCTAAGGTACGCCCCGAACAGGGTTTACTGAAAATGCGCAAAGAGCTGGGGCTTTATGCCAACCTGCGCCCGATCAAATTGTTTGATGAGCTCCTGGGCGCCTCCAGCATCAAGCCGGAGATCTTAAAAGGAGCCGATATCCTGTTTTTCAGGGAGCTGACCGGTGATATTTATTTTGGTGAAAAAGGCCGCAAGGATAACGGGGATACGGCTTTCGACATTGCACAGTACAGCCGCTTTGAAGTAGAGCGCATCGCCCGTAAAGCATTTGAAGCCGCAATGACGCGCGGCAAGAAATTGTGCTCGGTAGATAAAGCAAACGTGATTGAAACCAGCCGCCTCTGGCGCGAAGTGGTACAACAGGTGGCCAAAGAATATCCTGAAGTAACCGTAGAGCATCAGTTTGTAGACGCTACAGCGATGCTGCTGATCAAAGACCCCAAACGTTTCGATGTAGTGGTTACCGCCAACCTGTTTGGCGACATTCTTACGGATGAAGCTTCACAGATTGCCGGTTCCATGGGTATGCTGGCTTCCGCTTCAATCGGTGACGGTACCGGTGTTTACGAACCGATCCATGGTTCGGCCCACGATATCACCGGTAAGGGAATCGCCAACCCCATGGCTTCTGTATTATCCGCAGCCCTGTTGCTGGACATCTCCTTTGGTTTAAAACAGGAAGGCGAGGACGTGATCAACGCCGTGGACCAGGTATTGAAAGCCGGGTTCCGCACCGGGGATATTGCAGATGCCTCAACACCGAAAGATAAGATCCTGGGCACCGATGCCATTGGGGAAGAGATCCTGAAGCGGCTTTAA